AAAGTCGAGAAAATCTGCTACCTGAAAGATGTGAAAGGTCAAAGCCTCGATCAATTGCTACCGCAAATCTTGCAAAACGCATTGGATAACCTGCCAATCGCGAAACGCATGCGTTCAGCCGCCAGCCGTACCGAGTTTGTACGTCCGGTGAAATGGGTAGTATTACTAAAAGATGACCAAGTCGTTGATGCAACCATTCAGGACCACAAAGCAGGTAACGTGACTTATGGTCACCGTTTCCATGCGCCAGAAGCCATTACTTTGGCTAATGCCGATGCTTATCTGGATGCACTACGTGCTGCAAAAGTCATTGCCAATTTTGAAGAACGCCAGGCCATCATTGATACACAAGTGAAACAGCTTGCTGATGAAGTAAATGCCACGGCGATTGTACCAAGTGACTTGCGTGATGAAGTGACCAGTCTGGTTGAATGGCCTGTGGCATTACGTGCAAGCTTCGAGGAACGTTTCCTTGCGGTGCCACAAGAAGCGCTAATTACTAGCATGCAGGACAACCAGAAGTATTTCTGTCTGGTCAATGCTGAAGGCAAATTACAGCCTTACTTCATTACCGTATCCAATATCGAATCGAAAGATCCGCAGCAGATTATCGAAGGTAATGAGAAAGTGGTTCGTCCACGTTTGTCGGATGCCGAGTTCTTCTTCCTGCAAGACCAGAAACAGCCATTGGCTTCACGCAAAACTAAACTGGCCAATATGGTTTTCCAGGCACAATTAGGTACGCTTTGGAACAAATCTGAACGTATCGCCAAACTGGCGGTTGAACTGGCAAAAATCACCGGTGCAACGGCTGCCGATGCTGAAAAAGCAGCACTTCTAGCGAAGTGTGACTTGACCTCTGAGCTGGTTGGCGAATTTCCAGAACTGCAAGGGATCGCGGGCACCTATTACGCACGTCTTGAAGGCGAAAATGATGAAGTCGCTGAAGCCTTGGGCGAACAGTACTTGCCAAAATTCGCCGGTGATATCTTACCAAAAACCAAAACCGGAACCACGATTGCCCTTGCCGACCGTCTCGATACCTTAACCGGTATTTTCGGTATTGGTCAGGCACCAACCGGTTCAAAAGACCCGTTTGCGTTACGTCGTTCTGCAATTGGTATTTTGCGTCTAGTCACTGAAAACAATCTGGATGTCTCGATTGAAGCACTCATCAAACTGGCGCTTGCGGCGTATGGCGATGTACTGAAAGATCACGACAAGACTTTAGCGGATGCAGTGGCATTCCTTGAAGGTCGTTACCGTGCCAAGTATGAAGACCAGGGCGTTGCAGTAGATGTGATTCAGGCCGTTCAAGCCTTGTCACCAAAATCGCCACTGGATTTTGACAAACGTGTGAATGCGGTGAATCACTTCCGCAACTTGCCAGAAGCGGCTGCATTGGCTGCTGCCAACAAACGTGTAGCGAATATTCTAGCGAAAGAAGCCACACCTGAAGGTGCGGTGGTTGAAGCCAACCTGGTTGAAGATGCTGAAAAAGCATTATTTGCTGAACTTGCGAAAATCACACCTGTGGTTGAGCCATTATTGGCAGCCAAAGACTATACCGAAGCACTTTCTAAATTGGCTGCCCTGCGTGCACCAATTGATGCTTTCTTTGATGGCGTGATGGTGATGGCAGAGGATGCTGAACTGAAAGCCAACCGTCTGCGTTTATTGGCACAGCTCCGTGGCTTGTTTACTAGCGTTGCGGATATTTCAGTGTTGCAGCACTAAGACGAATAATTGCAATATAAACCCGCTTTAGAGCGGGTTTTTTATTTAAAAACAAACAAATACGTTTATTAAAAATTATATTTATAGTATAAATCACATTTTTATTTGATCATATAGATGAGGGGAAAATATATGAAAAATTATATACTTGCATTATCCATTTGTATTTTATCTGTTGGACAATATGGTTGTGCTGCTGTTATGGCAGCAAAACAACCACCGAAAAAAGATTTATCTGTTTTTGCAACTGGAATGCCAAGAAATGCAATTATTGCAGAGATTGGTGCACCAGTCGCCTCAGAAGTCAAAGCTGGGAAGCGTGTTGAAATTTTTACATTTAATCAAGGCTACAGTACAGCCAATCGTGTGAGCAGAACCATTTTTCATGGTGTAGCAGATGTAGCGACTTTAGGTCTATGGGAAGTAGTCGGAACACCAACTGAAGCTGCTTTTGATGGTAAACAGAAAGCATTTGAAGTTACTTATGATCATAACGATCGGGCTGAAACAATCATTCAATTACAATAATTACATCATTTAAATTTGATAAACCGTAGATTGAGGTTATCTACGGTTTTGATAAATTTACTTTTATTCAACAGCGTTATTTTACTTTTGTTTTCTATACTAAATTCTATTAGATCTAAGAAAAATTGTATTATGAAATTTAAAAAACTCCTCCTTTTGAGCCTTTCTTGCCTCACCTTCACCGCCTGCACCCAGCTTCCAACCCAGTCCCAAAATGCACAACTCCTGGCACAAGTGCATAATATCGAAGCCTTCCCTGAAGCACATAGCAACCAGGCCAATCTGCTAAAATATACCAACCATTGCACCATCGAATTTAAAGCCAATCTGGGCACCGGTCAGGCCACCGAGCACTGGTCCTTTAAAGGCAATCAGCTACTCTCTGCAAGCACCCAGGTCACCACAGAAAATGGCCTGCGCAAGGTGACACATTTTGATCTGCATGACCCGGCCAAACAGGCTAATTTTGTTGCACTGAGAAACAATTTTTCAGCCGAGCAGCTTGTTGCCTGTGTTTGATACACCATAGCGTAGAACACTTAGGCTTAATAAAAACATTTGAGATAATCGGGTTAAAATGTAGTTATTTGTTGGCAAGTCATAAACAGTTCCAACGCCATCGGCTACACTTATGACTTCAACCCAAGGTGTATCAATCATTGTGGAGTGCCCATTGCGTATGAATATTTGCAAATCTGTCCTTCTGGTTTCAGCCCTGCTCGCAACTCCCTCACTCTGGGCGCAATCCTCTTCCCATCATGAGAAAAAGGCACCACCTTATGGGGATAATCCTAATCTGCTGGAGGTTTTAGGCTATAAAACTGCACAAAAAGTGCAAGAAACCGCAGAGAAAGTGGATACCGCAGCACAAAAAGGCATCGCTAAAATCAAACCGAAAGTTGATCATGCTTGGGAAAACAGTAAAACCTATACAGCAGAACAGGCTGCAATCGCCAAGGAAAACAGCCAAAAAGCGGCACAAGCCGTCAACCAAAAATGGCAGGAAACCAAACAGGCCGTCATCGGTGAACCCAATGCTGCACCCGCACCAATCATTCAGCAACCCTTGAGTCAGTCTTCGTCCAACAGCACAACGACCAACGCTCCAGTTATAGAACCTGTTCCCGCTCAAACCATAACTGAAGATCCTGCCGTACTCCGTCTATAAACTGAAGAACATTTAACGCAAACGCAGCTTAAGTTCAGATGAAGTAAAGCCTCCATCCCAAAATGTAAGAGGCTTTCTGCTGACTATTTTTTGAAATGTTAAAGCGGGATGTGATGACCGCTTTGATCATGGTCTTGTCCTGAAAAACAGGCTAAGGTGATCATCCATTCAATGCGCTGAGCTGTTATGAAGCTGTTACCCGGTATTTTACTGATCCTGCTTGCCAGCGCTGTGATGGCCAGTCATGATGCCCTGTCCAAATATCTCACAGCCAGTTTACCCATCCTGTTGATTGTCTGGTTCCGTTACTTTTCTCAATTTAGCCTGCTTTCGCTATTCGCCTTACCAGTTCAGGGTAAGACCCTATATCAAACCCGGCATTTGGCCTTACAGATTTATCGCGGTCTGGCACTTTTGGGGCTGAGTATTTTTGCAATGATCGGGTTCAAGTATTTACCCTTACCTGAAACCGTTAGTATTATTTTTACAACGCCAATTTTGGTTGCGGTGCTTTCTGCCGTTTTATTTAGAGAACGTTTTAGCTGGCAATACTGGGCGCTGTTGCTGCTTGGTTTTTGTGGCGTCTTGCTGATCATTCGCCCTAGCAAAGAGATCATTTCCTGGATGGTGGTTTTCCCATTTTTGGGTGCGGTGAGCTTTGCGGTGTACCAATTATTGACGCGCCGTCTTAATGGTGTGGATTCAGTCATCACCTCGAATTATCTGACCAGTCTGGTGGGGACGATTGTACTGTTACCCGCGTTATATCTGTTTTGGCAACCGCTTTCCTGGCTGATGTTGATCTTGCTGATGTGTGTTGGTGCTTTGGGAACAGTCGGGCATCTGGCCATGACCCAAGCCTTCAAATTTGCACCCGCCGCTGTGCTTTCCCCATTTTCTTATAGTCAGGTGATGTTTGCCTGTCTGCTCAGCCTATGGCTATTCCATTATCAACCGGCTTTTCTGGACTATGCCGGAATTGGTCTGATTATTCTCAGTGGACTGCTGCTCGCCCTATACAACTATTACAAAATGCATGAGCTCAACGCTGAACAAAGCTAACCACAGGAGTTACGCTGATCATAAAAAAGCCCAGGCAATTGCATGGGCTTTTTAAATTTCACGATTTAGTGCAATTTAA
This portion of the Acinetobacter sp. GSS19 genome encodes:
- the glyS gene encoding glycine--tRNA ligase subunit beta, which translates into the protein MSKHTVLFELGCEELPPKSLKTLRDALKAETEKGLKDAGLNFSAIEAYAAPRRLALKIIDVDAAQADTQKRFDGPAVQAAYDAEGKPTKALEGFMRGQGITVDQVSTFQAGKVEKICYLKDVKGQSLDQLLPQILQNALDNLPIAKRMRSAASRTEFVRPVKWVVLLKDDQVVDATIQDHKAGNVTYGHRFHAPEAITLANADAYLDALRAAKVIANFEERQAIIDTQVKQLADEVNATAIVPSDLRDEVTSLVEWPVALRASFEERFLAVPQEALITSMQDNQKYFCLVNAEGKLQPYFITVSNIESKDPQQIIEGNEKVVRPRLSDAEFFFLQDQKQPLASRKTKLANMVFQAQLGTLWNKSERIAKLAVELAKITGATAADAEKAALLAKCDLTSELVGEFPELQGIAGTYYARLEGENDEVAEALGEQYLPKFAGDILPKTKTGTTIALADRLDTLTGIFGIGQAPTGSKDPFALRRSAIGILRLVTENNLDVSIEALIKLALAAYGDVLKDHDKTLADAVAFLEGRYRAKYEDQGVAVDVIQAVQALSPKSPLDFDKRVNAVNHFRNLPEAAALAAANKRVANILAKEATPEGAVVEANLVEDAEKALFAELAKITPVVEPLLAAKDYTEALSKLAALRAPIDAFFDGVMVMAEDAELKANRLRLLAQLRGLFTSVADISVLQH
- a CDS encoding DMT family transporter; translated protein: MKLLPGILLILLASAVMASHDALSKYLTASLPILLIVWFRYFSQFSLLSLFALPVQGKTLYQTRHLALQIYRGLALLGLSIFAMIGFKYLPLPETVSIIFTTPILVAVLSAVLFRERFSWQYWALLLLGFCGVLLIIRPSKEIISWMVVFPFLGAVSFAVYQLLTRRLNGVDSVITSNYLTSLVGTIVLLPALYLFWQPLSWLMLILLMCVGALGTVGHLAMTQAFKFAPAAVLSPFSYSQVMFACLLSLWLFHYQPAFLDYAGIGLIILSGLLLALYNYYKMHELNAEQS